In Chiroxiphia lanceolata isolate bChiLan1 chromosome 2, bChiLan1.pri, whole genome shotgun sequence, a single genomic region encodes these proteins:
- the KLHL35 gene encoding kelch-like protein 35, translating to MHRVMKEESSFRTSSLENVPRDPGKAKLHMKLCSGSCHAEQILQTLNSYRHSGTFTDVVLLIDGQEFPCHRATLSANSTYFRAMFGGDLKEGHEDIINIQKISASTMSLLLDYMYGGNIVIQEDNVEGILELSDLLQISKLRDACVTFLEGQLHPCNCLGIMKFADSFSIASLTEKSRRFLLECFVEVSCHEEFLEMGVKELVGYLSDEQLVVPREEVVFEAVMRWVRHDVPARKGALRELLEHVRLPLLSPTYFLEKVEMDGLIQDSKECIPLLHEARKCYILGNEVSSLRSRPRRFMELAEVIVVIGGCDKKGLLKLPFTDLYHPKSRQWTALSSVPGYTKSEFAACTLKNDVYISGGHISSSDVWVLSSQLNVWIKVACLQKGRWRHKMATLQGKIYAVGGFDGFYRLSSVECYDTFSNSWSSLAPLPQAVSSAAVVSCLNRLYVLGGAVDDTSNTDKVQCYDPKDDKWTLLSPTPFYQRCISAVCLDNIIYVVGGLLSKIFSYDPRKDSWREVATLPGPLESCGLTVCGGKIYILGGRDETGEGTDKAFTFDPATGLVEPQPPLQRCTSYHGCVTILQRRDR from the exons ATGCACCGAGTGATGAAGGAGGAATCCAGTTTCAGGACAAGCAGCCTGGAAAACGTGCCCCGGGACCCAGGCAAGGCCAAGCTGCACATGAAGCTGTGCAGTGGGTCCTGCCACGCCGAGCAAATCCTGCAGACCCTCAACTCCTACCGGCACAGCGGCACCTTCACCGATGTGGTGCTGCTGATCGACGGGCAGGAATTCCCCTGCCACCGTGCCACCCTGTCAGCCAACAGCACCTACTTCAGGGCCATGTTCGGTGGCGACCTCAAGGAAGGCCACGAGGACATCATCAACATCCAGAAGATCTCCGCCTCCACCATGTCCCTCCTCCTGGATTATATGTACGGGGGGAACATCGTCATCCAGGAGGACAACGTCGAGGGCATCTTGGAGCTGTCTGACCTGCTGCAGATCTCCAAGCTCAGGGATGCCTGCGTCACCTTCCTGGAGGGCCAGCTGCACCCGTGCAACTGCCTGGGCATCATGAAGTTCGCCGACTCCTTCTCCATCGCGTCCCTGACGGAGAAGAGCAGGAGGTTCCTGCTGGAGTGTTTTGTGGAGGTGTCGTGCCACGAGGAGTTCCTGGAGATGGGGGTGAAGGAGCTGGTGGGGTACCTGTCCGACGAGCAGCTGGTGGTGCCCAGGGAGGAGGTGGTGTTCGAGGCGGTGATGCGCTGGGTGCGGCACGACGTGCCCGCCAGGAAGGGGGCCCtcagggagctcctggagcacgTGCGCctgcccctgctcagccccaccTACTTCCTGGAGAAGGTGGAGATGGACGGGCTCATCCAGGACTCCAAGGAGTGCATTCCCCTCCTGCACGAGGCCCGCAAGTGCTACATCCTGGGGAACGAGGTCAGCTCCCTGCGCTCCAGGCCCCGGAG GTTcatggagctggcagaggtCATCGTGGTCATTGGGGGCTGTGACAAGAAGGGTCTCCTGAAGCTGCCCTTCACAGACCTGTACCACCCCAAGAGCAGGCAGTGGACAGCCCTCTCCAGCGTGCCCGGGTACACCAAGTCAGAGTTTGCTGCCTGCACACTGAAGAATGACGTGTACATCTCAG gagGGCACATCAGCAGCAGTGATGTCTGGGTGCTGAGCTCCCAGCTGAACGTCTGGATCAAGGTGGCCTGTCTGCAGAAGGGCCGGTGGAGGCACAAGATGGCAACGCTCCAGGGCAAG ATCTACGCCGTGGGGGGCTTCGATGGCTTCTACCGCCTCTCCAGCGTGGAGTGCTACGACACCTTCTCCAACAGCTGGTCCAGCTTGGCCCCGCTGCCCCAGGCTGTGAGCTCGGCCGCCGTGGTGTCCTGCCTCAACAGGCTCTACGTGCTGGGAGGGGCTGTGGACGACACCTCCAACACGGACAAG GTCCAGTGTTACGATCCAAAGGATGACAAGTGGACGCTCTTGTCTCCCACCCCATTTTACCAGAGGTGCATCAGTGCTGTCTGCTTGGACAACATCATTTATGTTGTGGGTGGGCTCCTCAGCAAGATCTTCAGCTATGATCCCAGGAAGGACAGCTGGAGAGAAGTGGCCACCCTCCCTGGGCCTCTG GAGAGCTGTGGCCTGACGGTGTGTGGAGGGAAGATCTACATCCTGGGTGGCCGGGACGAGACCGGGGAGGGCACGGACAAGGCGTTCACGTTCGACCCGGCGACGGGGCTGGTGGAGCCGCAGCCGCCGCTGCAGCGCTGCACCAGCTACCACGGCTGTGTGACCATCCTGCAGCGCAGGGACAGGTGA